A window of candidate division KSB1 bacterium contains these coding sequences:
- a CDS encoding biotin--[acetyl-CoA-carboxylase] ligase has product MAEIAAKTIGSLLYEVEETVSTNLHLKELADDLPHGTVLRAERQTAGRGRFSRAWFSDEQ; this is encoded by the coding sequence ATGGCGGAAATAGCGGCCAAAACCATCGGCTCTCTCCTTTATGAAGTGGAAGAAACCGTTTCGACTAATCTCCACCTGAAAGAGCTTGCCGATGACCTGCCTCATGGAACCGTCCTGCGCGCGGAACGCCAAACCGCCGGTCGCGGCCGCTTTTCACGCGCCTGGTTTTCCGATGAGCAGAG